A single region of the Methanobacterium formicicum genome encodes:
- the wecB gene encoding non-hydrolyzing UDP-N-acetylglucosamine 2-epimerase has product MKIAFIIGTRPEIIKMSPLIDEVDKRGIDYILIHTGQHYDYEMSQQFFLDLELREPDYNIGVGSDSHGKQTAVMMEGIEEVLVNEKPDIVLVQGDTNAVLAGALVAAKLHIPVGHVEAGLRSYDKTMPEEINRMVADVCTSLFFVPTEETALNLLFEGINREDIFITGNTVVDACYRNLKIAAKNSRIMSQLELEGDLLSLTLHRAENVDDRQRLENIVEALLKIKGLTIVFPVHPRTVKTLKNFGMYSLLEEAPHIKMIKPIGYLDFLILESNSKLLMTDSGGIQEEAITLDVPCLTLRYNTERPETVEAGGNILVGSRTEKILESVSKILEDEDLYRGMKEAPNPYGDGTASKQIVDAILNAYTQGKLEIKPPEQVASTRVKELLLVTEEITVAEFEEKNSNYVINMVFDKDKPVFPSSNLQLNGKTLVVTRFSSDEF; this is encoded by the coding sequence ATGAAGATAGCATTTATAATAGGCACCCGGCCTGAAATTATTAAAATGTCCCCGCTAATTGACGAAGTGGATAAAAGGGGCATAGATTATATTCTCATACACACTGGTCAACACTACGACTATGAGATGTCCCAGCAGTTTTTCCTGGACCTGGAACTCCGGGAACCAGATTACAACATTGGAGTTGGTTCAGATTCCCATGGAAAACAGACTGCAGTCATGATGGAGGGCATTGAAGAAGTTCTGGTTAATGAAAAACCAGATATAGTCCTGGTTCAGGGTGATACCAATGCAGTTTTAGCCGGAGCCCTGGTAGCAGCTAAATTACACATACCAGTGGGGCATGTGGAAGCAGGCTTACGTTCCTATGATAAAACCATGCCCGAAGAGATAAATCGTATGGTGGCCGATGTCTGCACCAGCCTTTTCTTTGTACCCACCGAAGAAACTGCCCTGAATCTCTTATTCGAGGGAATAAACCGGGAAGACATATTCATCACCGGCAACACTGTGGTGGATGCCTGTTACCGAAACCTCAAAATCGCGGCAAAGAACTCCCGGATCATGTCCCAACTGGAACTGGAAGGAGACCTCCTTTCCTTAACCTTACACCGTGCGGAGAACGTTGATGACCGGCAAAGGTTGGAGAACATAGTGGAAGCTCTACTCAAAATTAAAGGTCTTACCATTGTTTTCCCCGTACACCCCCGTACAGTGAAAACCTTAAAAAACTTTGGAATGTACTCCCTACTGGAAGAGGCCCCCCACATTAAGATGATCAAGCCTATTGGTTATCTGGACTTCCTGATCCTGGAATCCAATTCTAAATTACTGATGACTGATTCCGGTGGAATTCAAGAGGAAGCCATCACCCTGGATGTGCCCTGCCTCACCCTCCGGTACAACACCGAACGTCCCGAAACTGTGGAAGCAGGAGGTAACATCCTGGTGGGTTCCCGTACAGAAAAGATACTGGAAAGTGTGTCTAAAATATTGGAAGATGAAGATCTGTACCGGGGCATGAAAGAAGCACCCAACCCCTATGGAGATGGTACAGCCTCAAAACAGATCGTTGATGCTATTCTGAACGCCTATACTCAGGGTAAACTGGAAATTAAACCCCCGGAACAAGTTGCCAGCACTCGAGTTAAGGAGTTACTCCTGGTAACGGAAGAGATAACTGTGGCTGAGTTTGAAGAAAAAAACTCCAATTATGTAATAAACATGGTGTTTGATAAAGATAAACCAGTGTTCCCTTCTTCAAACCTCCAGTTAAATGGTAAAACATTGGTGGTCACCCGTTTTTCGTCGGATGAGTTTTAA
- a CDS encoding DUF460 domain-containing protein, which translates to MNPKSQRGIIVGLDPGMTVGVAILDLQGHILGVDSFKEVSRAEITKHIISFGRAVLIATDVHQPPKLVKKMATALNSRIYAPYRDLAVNAKNEMLDDYVYGDRSRRSRDTAPVLAPQNAHERDALAAAIQGYKNYQKKLEQIEKKAIDLGLPLELVDNVKIMVINEVPITKAINATLEKLKPGDLEPGKESTISGMENKEEVPGISLDSETAHIPNLVMELRNKIKFQKKQIMNLKKKNNRLSQDIHKYQQELSQLENKIERLQYQYSQNIMQQREITTKNSIIKGIQEKYNREKGLREELENQLGSIKRIRAMELSQEATPVKIIKSFSKDSIREATTSWNIKKDDVVFLKSSEGGGSQTASLLVDIGVKAVLTTDKMSHQAREEFERNMVPLIERDAVHLEMADDFAVIRSRDLERQISKWKKNQEEEKKREDRNKLLKIMDDYRAQRKRSTNNF; encoded by the coding sequence ATCAACCCGAAAAGTCAAAGGGGGATCATTGTAGGCCTTGATCCCGGAATGACCGTTGGTGTGGCTATTCTTGATCTGCAGGGACATATACTGGGTGTGGACAGTTTTAAGGAAGTTTCCCGTGCAGAAATAACCAAACACATCATTAGTTTTGGTAGAGCAGTTTTAATTGCCACTGATGTTCATCAACCACCTAAACTGGTTAAAAAGATGGCAACAGCTCTTAATTCGAGGATATACGCACCATACCGGGATCTGGCGGTTAATGCCAAAAACGAGATGTTGGATGACTATGTTTACGGGGATAGATCACGCCGATCCCGGGACACAGCACCGGTTCTGGCACCTCAAAATGCTCATGAAAGGGATGCACTGGCTGCGGCAATCCAGGGATACAAAAATTACCAGAAAAAACTGGAACAAATAGAAAAAAAAGCAATAGATCTAGGATTACCCTTAGAACTGGTTGATAATGTTAAAATCATGGTTATAAATGAAGTTCCCATTACCAAAGCCATCAATGCCACCCTGGAAAAATTGAAACCCGGTGACCTGGAGCCCGGAAAAGAATCGACAATATCAGGGATGGAAAATAAAGAGGAGGTTCCAGGAATTTCCTTAGATTCTGAAACTGCCCATATTCCTAACCTGGTTATGGAGTTACGAAACAAGATAAAATTTCAAAAAAAACAGATAATGAATTTAAAAAAGAAAAATAACCGGTTAAGTCAGGATATCCACAAGTACCAGCAAGAACTGTCCCAGCTGGAAAATAAAATTGAAAGATTACAGTACCAGTACTCCCAGAACATAATGCAACAGAGGGAAATTACCACTAAAAACTCCATTATCAAGGGTATCCAGGAGAAATACAACAGGGAAAAAGGGTTGAGGGAAGAATTAGAGAATCAACTGGGATCCATAAAGCGTATAAGGGCCATGGAACTTTCCCAGGAAGCAACACCGGTTAAAATCATAAAATCATTCTCCAAAGATTCCATAAGAGAAGCCACCACTTCTTGGAACATTAAAAAGGACGATGTGGTGTTCTTAAAAAGTTCAGAAGGGGGAGGTTCTCAAACTGCATCATTACTGGTTGATATAGGGGTAAAGGCAGTTTTAACCACAGATAAAATGTCACATCAGGCCCGGGAAGAATTCGAAAGGAACATGGTTCCCCTGATAGAACGTGATGCAGTGCACCTGGAAATGGCTGATGATTTTGCGGTGATTCGTTCGCGGGATCTGGAAAGGCAAATTTCCAAGTGGAAAAAGAACCAGGAAGAAGAAAAGAAAAGAGAAGACCGGAATAAACTTTTAAAGATAATGGATGACTACCGTGCCCAGAGAAAACGATCAACCAACAATTTTTAG
- a CDS encoding nucleotide sugar dehydrogenase, protein MIEENSPIAIFGLGHMGLPTAALLAKSGLKVVGIDINNKTVEMVNSGQSPIMEPGLEEMVKETVENNCLSATTDSLSAVQEVRTIMIIVPTPVDEHKESDLSAVISASQSIMEGLKEGDLVIIESTVPPGTCENMVIPILEKSGLKAGKDFKVAYTPERALPNNTIFEMTHNARVIGGIDSESTRRAASLYQRITEGEIIMVQDLVTAEMVKLMENTYRDTNIALANELALICDTLGVDVIEAIRAANHHPRVNIHTPGPGVGGHCLSIDPYFLVEIARQRGRETPLIKTSRQVNEEMPREVVRIAQQALEDMGKTIQGSKIGVLGVAYKGNVADARETPAKPLIEQLLNQGAEVVVNDPYVSPEIIKPWGVQPVDMDTALDTDCVILVTDHDLYRDIKPEMIKNGLIICTRPILDKDTFQENGVIFKGVGRS, encoded by the coding sequence ATGATTGAAGAAAATTCACCCATAGCAATATTCGGTTTAGGTCACATGGGACTTCCCACCGCTGCATTACTGGCGAAAAGTGGCCTTAAAGTGGTGGGAATCGATATTAACAACAAAACCGTCGAAATGGTTAATTCCGGCCAATCTCCAATTATGGAACCTGGTCTGGAGGAAATGGTAAAGGAAACAGTGGAAAATAACTGTTTGTCTGCCACCACGGACTCTCTGAGCGCAGTGCAAGAGGTTCGCACCATAATGATCATCGTTCCCACCCCCGTGGATGAACATAAAGAATCTGATCTCTCGGCAGTCATATCTGCATCCCAATCAATTATGGAAGGTTTAAAGGAAGGAGATCTGGTCATAATTGAAAGCACAGTACCTCCTGGTACCTGTGAGAATATGGTTATTCCTATACTGGAAAAAAGTGGCCTTAAAGCCGGGAAAGATTTTAAAGTAGCTTACACTCCAGAAAGGGCCCTCCCCAACAATACAATATTTGAAATGACCCATAATGCCAGGGTAATAGGGGGAATAGACTCTGAGAGTACCCGAAGGGCAGCTTCACTCTACCAAAGAATCACTGAGGGAGAGATCATAATGGTACAGGACCTGGTGACGGCTGAAATGGTTAAACTTATGGAAAATACCTACCGGGATACCAATATAGCCCTGGCTAATGAATTGGCCTTAATTTGTGATACTTTAGGGGTGGATGTTATTGAAGCTATCCGGGCCGCCAACCACCACCCCCGGGTGAACATACACACCCCGGGACCAGGTGTGGGAGGGCACTGCCTATCCATAGACCCCTACTTCCTGGTGGAAATTGCCCGGCAAAGAGGGAGGGAAACACCTCTCATAAAGACGTCCCGACAGGTTAATGAGGAAATGCCCCGTGAAGTCGTTAGAATCGCCCAGCAAGCCCTGGAAGATATGGGTAAAACTATTCAGGGATCTAAAATCGGAGTTTTGGGTGTTGCTTACAAGGGGAATGTTGCCGATGCCCGAGAAACACCGGCCAAACCTTTAATTGAGCAATTGTTGAACCAGGGCGCAGAAGTGGTTGTTAACGACCCTTATGTATCTCCTGAAATAATCAAACCATGGGGGGTGCAACCGGTGGATATGGACACTGCCCTGGATACTGATTGTGTGATCCTGGTAACTGACCATGACCTTTACCGGGATATTAAACCCGAAATGATTAAAAACGGTTTAATAATATGCACACGACCTATTCTAGATAAAGATACCTTCCAGGAGAACGGTGTGATATTTAAAGGAGTGGGAAGATCTTGA
- a CDS encoding Eco57I restriction-modification methylase domain-containing protein has product MVENSLFNQPLMNRYLKKYKKELKLTHTKKTDVIKWIKKLENGELKDEVSNYGLFSRLILESLLGYDYEENIEENVKEDYGRGFSEFAMKKDGKKFMVIELKGSDTDLDKPQQRKNDKRTPVDQAFDYAKRSGDINWILVSNYDEFRLYNWHKKQHQYISFKAEELKDPETFKSFMLVLSKFSTIENNLIEKLVSKTIFVERDLEAEFYKLFNETRLMLIAEIEHIHPEFTRDQSVHYSQLILNRYIFICFAEDLGLLPEEISVGTIETPIKNENLGRSEIWHRLNGLFLDVNEGSDLKKEKIYGYNGGLFKKDLEFLNIRDVIDDHSIFQDAYQKWKFEEYSLIVEAKLGRYSGKINPIYKNLMTISTFNFSSEVDVNILGHIFENSIGDIEELKADEKGRRKKDGIFYTPEYITDYICRNTIIPYLSKSGKSNTVKSLMDEYWGSEIEELYEKVKNIKIVDPACGSGAFLNKASDILLEIHQAIHKEQYKEDKTLMPYFDNIKERRKILLNNIYGVDLNEESVEITKLSLFLKVCRKGLKLPNLDNNIKCGNSLIDDPKYTDKPFRWEKEYTEICSSGGFDIVIGNPPYVRQEKIKEIKPYLKKNYKVYTGVADLFVYFFEKGLNLLKDSGMFAFICSDRFTNTNYGQKTRKLILDNEFKEYIYHSENTFESAVVLSCTTIIKKGKPSNDNKIRINNEFEIQQNKLDDGFWSFEKPEIMRLREKIEKQSIELQNIPNLKIYSGIKTGLNKAFMIDLNTRNKLIQQDFKNNEIIKPLLRGIDIQRWKMEYSDRYIILSKSGMELENSYPSLFDFMKNNEIKLKDRSDQGEFWYNLRDCAYYDKFEKEKIIWTEMTPKPSFLIDKEKYFLLNTSYMLIIDNENFNLNYVTALLNSNLLFWIFLKMSPKLYGQRLRFIHQYVKKLPIYPANPEKQQPLINATEKILNKNNELQKEINSFKHWIQKEFNVEKLSKKLNKYYELSKDEFIDELHKKKVDTKSRKNREYLEREFDDSLNIINPLLDTIKKIDNEIDLMVYELYGLNKDEIQIIEDSLKKMD; this is encoded by the coding sequence ATGGTGGAAAATAGTCTTTTCAATCAGCCTTTAATGAACCGTTATCTTAAGAAATACAAAAAAGAACTTAAATTAACTCATACAAAGAAAACCGATGTTATAAAGTGGATAAAAAAGTTAGAAAACGGTGAATTAAAGGATGAAGTATCTAATTATGGTCTTTTTTCACGTTTGATCCTGGAATCATTATTAGGTTATGACTATGAAGAAAACATTGAAGAAAATGTAAAAGAAGACTATGGAAGGGGATTTAGTGAATTTGCCATGAAAAAAGATGGTAAAAAATTCATGGTCATAGAGTTAAAAGGATCTGATACTGATTTAGACAAACCACAACAACGTAAAAATGATAAGAGAACACCAGTAGATCAAGCTTTTGATTATGCTAAACGTTCCGGAGATATAAACTGGATACTAGTATCCAACTACGATGAATTTAGGCTATACAATTGGCATAAAAAACAACATCAGTATATATCTTTCAAAGCTGAAGAACTAAAAGACCCTGAAACATTCAAATCATTCATGCTAGTTCTATCTAAGTTCTCCACCATAGAGAACAATTTAATAGAAAAATTGGTATCTAAAACTATTTTTGTAGAAAGAGATTTGGAAGCTGAATTTTACAAACTCTTCAATGAAACCAGATTAATGTTAATAGCTGAAATAGAGCATATACATCCAGAATTCACAAGAGATCAATCTGTTCATTATTCACAACTAATACTTAACCGATATATTTTCATTTGTTTTGCTGAAGACCTGGGGTTACTACCTGAAGAAATATCAGTTGGAACAATAGAAACACCTATAAAAAATGAAAATTTAGGGCGTTCAGAGATATGGCATAGGCTAAACGGTCTTTTTTTGGATGTAAATGAAGGTAGTGATCTTAAAAAAGAAAAGATCTATGGATATAACGGTGGGCTTTTCAAAAAGGATCTGGAATTTTTAAATATAAGAGATGTTATTGACGATCATAGTATTTTCCAAGATGCTTATCAAAAATGGAAATTTGAAGAATACTCTTTAATCGTAGAAGCGAAACTAGGTCGATATAGTGGGAAAATAAATCCCATTTACAAAAATTTAATGACCATATCCACCTTTAATTTTTCATCTGAAGTAGATGTAAACATACTAGGACACATATTTGAAAACTCCATAGGAGATATAGAAGAACTAAAAGCAGATGAAAAGGGCAGAAGGAAAAAAGATGGAATCTTCTATACTCCCGAATACATTACTGATTATATCTGCCGTAACACTATAATTCCTTATCTCAGTAAGTCGGGAAAATCTAACACAGTAAAAAGCTTAATGGATGAATACTGGGGATCAGAAATCGAAGAACTATATGAGAAAGTAAAAAATATTAAAATAGTGGATCCTGCCTGTGGAAGTGGAGCATTCCTAAACAAAGCAAGTGATATACTCCTAGAAATTCATCAAGCCATCCATAAAGAACAGTATAAAGAAGATAAAACATTAATGCCCTATTTTGATAACATCAAAGAAAGAAGAAAGATTCTTTTAAACAACATCTACGGAGTAGACCTAAACGAAGAATCTGTAGAAATAACAAAACTATCACTATTTTTAAAAGTATGTAGGAAGGGTTTAAAGCTCCCTAACCTAGATAACAATATTAAATGTGGAAATTCATTAATAGATGACCCTAAATATACTGATAAACCATTTAGATGGGAAAAAGAATACACAGAAATCTGTTCATCCGGTGGGTTTGATATAGTAATAGGAAACCCTCCTTATGTTAGACAGGAGAAAATTAAAGAGATAAAACCCTATCTTAAAAAAAATTATAAAGTTTATACTGGTGTAGCAGATCTTTTTGTTTATTTTTTTGAAAAAGGTCTTAATCTACTTAAAGATAGTGGGATGTTTGCTTTTATCTGTTCTGATAGATTTACTAACACCAACTATGGCCAAAAAACTCGTAAATTAATTCTTGACAATGAATTTAAAGAATATATCTACCATTCTGAAAATACATTTGAATCTGCTGTTGTTCTTTCATGCACTACGATCATAAAAAAAGGTAAACCTTCTAACGATAACAAAATCCGCATTAACAACGAATTTGAAATCCAACAAAATAAGTTAGATGATGGGTTCTGGAGTTTTGAAAAACCTGAAATAATGAGATTAAGAGAAAAAATTGAAAAACAGAGCATAGAACTACAAAATATCCCTAATTTAAAGATTTATTCAGGAATTAAAACTGGTTTGAATAAAGCATTTATGATTGATCTAAATACGAGAAATAAACTAATTCAACAAGATTTTAAAAATAACGAAATTATTAAACCATTACTCCGTGGGATAGATATTCAACGATGGAAGATGGAATACAGTGATAGGTATATAATTTTATCAAAAAGTGGTATGGAATTAGAAAATTCATATCCTTCATTATTTGATTTCATGAAAAATAATGAAATTAAATTAAAAGATAGGTCGGATCAAGGAGAATTTTGGTATAATTTGAGAGATTGTGCATATTATGATAAATTTGAGAAAGAAAAAATCATTTGGACTGAAATGACTCCGAAACCATCCTTTTTAATAGATAAAGAAAAATATTTCTTGTTAAATACAAGTTATATGTTAATAATTGATAATGAAAACTTTAATTTAAATTATGTTACTGCTTTATTAAATTCTAATTTGCTTTTTTGGATATTTTTAAAGATGAGCCCAAAGTTATATGGGCAAAGGTTAAGATTTATTCATCAATATGTCAAAAAACTCCCAATATACCCTGCTAATCCTGAAAAACAACAGCCCCTAATTAATGCTACTGAAAAAATATTAAATAAAAATAATGAACTTCAAAAAGAGATTAATAGTTTTAAACATTGGATTCAAAAGGAGTTCAATGTCGAAAAATTATCTAAAAAACTTAACAAATACTATGAATTATCTAAGGATGAATTTATTGATGAATTACATAAAAAAAAGGTTGATACTAAATCGAGAAAGAACAGAGAATATTTAGAACGTGAATTTGATGATAGTTTAAACATAATTAATCCTTTATTAGATACGATTAAAAAAATTGATAATGAGATTGATCTAATGGTTTATGAATTATATGGTTTAAATAAAGATGAAATCCAGATAATAGAGGATAGTTTGAAAAAAATGGATTAA
- the truA gene encoding tRNA pseudouridine(38-40) synthase TruA: protein MIRVALKIAYLGTDFYGFQRQPNLRTVEGELLSALEESGVIKNFGQSNYSLAGRTDRGVHALGNVVSFNTENDPIINQINDLLPQDIRILGSSRVPPGFKARYAYKRHYRYVLCREVKDAWAVGKMQEAAYLMEGTHNYGNFSRRSERNPLRTVDSVQITPHGQVYLVDVVGESFLWNMVRKMVAVLLSVGKGELEVEDVQRFLDPSQPAAITPLAPESLILMDVSYQGVDFKEDNYARFRFIQTLNKECFNHQKMVAATKEMILTLDRK, encoded by the coding sequence ATGATTAGGGTGGCCTTAAAAATTGCTTATCTTGGAACGGATTTTTATGGATTCCAGAGACAACCAAACCTGCGTACAGTGGAAGGCGAACTTCTAAGTGCCCTGGAGGAATCGGGAGTCATAAAAAATTTCGGACAATCTAATTACTCCCTGGCCGGGCGCACAGACCGTGGGGTTCATGCCCTGGGGAATGTGGTGTCTTTTAACACGGAAAATGACCCTATAATAAATCAAATAAACGATCTCCTCCCTCAGGACATACGTATTTTAGGATCCAGCCGGGTTCCTCCTGGTTTCAAGGCGCGATACGCCTATAAACGCCACTACCGCTATGTCCTGTGCCGGGAAGTGAAGGATGCTTGGGCTGTGGGAAAAATGCAGGAAGCAGCCTATTTAATGGAAGGAACCCATAATTATGGTAATTTTTCAAGGAGAAGCGAACGAAACCCCTTGCGAACCGTGGACAGCGTTCAGATAACACCCCATGGCCAGGTTTACCTGGTGGATGTGGTGGGTGAGAGTTTCCTGTGGAACATGGTCCGCAAGATGGTGGCTGTCCTCCTGAGTGTGGGAAAAGGAGAACTGGAAGTGGAAGATGTTCAAAGGTTCCTTGATCCCAGTCAACCGGCAGCAATAACACCTCTGGCCCCGGAAAGCCTTATTTTAATGGATGTTTCCTACCAGGGTGTGGACTTTAAAGAGGATAACTATGCCAGGTTCCGCTTTATTCAGACCCTGAATAAGGAATGTTTTAACCATCAAAAGATGGTTGCTGCCACAAAAGAGATGATACTTACTTTAGATAGAAAATAA
- a CDS encoding ribbon-helix-helix domain-containing protein, with product MAEPKKRGRPKVKEPMEQITIKLPPKMLEELRELSGESYNPMSFLIRQAIAEYLKKSR from the coding sequence ATGGCAGAACCTAAGAAAAGAGGAAGACCTAAAGTAAAAGAACCAATGGAACAGATAACTATCAAATTACCTCCTAAGATGTTAGAAGAATTAAGGGAACTATCCGGAGAAAGTTATAATCCTATGAGTTTCCTTATACGCCAAGCCATAGCAGAATATTTAAAAAAAAGTCGATAA
- a CDS encoding tyrosine-type recombinase/integrase produces MNVEEETIFKEFCRDRSLAVGSVKLYRLALDKYTDFHGMSLEQLVNEAEDEEDNIPRLRKRTLIKRLSEFKEHLDNGKLSQNYVNHQLSLVRSFYGEFDIQLPKTRRRKTRSDRKEETIEDLPTMEEINKCLDKSNTAYKAIILLMLSSGMSRSEVASLTFKHFYDGIPLKRLPKNLGELIDKLENEENLIVYWRINRVKTGKRYFTFSSPEASDRILDYLTELHREYPDYNPQPEDTFFRPFNIPINPESVSQYFKRINKRAGLIKGKHGLTVRPHALRKLFATILEKNKFPHLYTRWLMGHSVDGTTASYFKADPEAVKQEYITILDHITTNKVEIKIVNQYEDLKQDVAEIKNESAFSIDLVSKLLNMTNIEVFKQEYPDLSPEELEIKYNEERAELIKQTQKLKEKMDKMENNIKIKDKIQ; encoded by the coding sequence ATGAACGTGGAAGAAGAAACTATATTCAAGGAATTTTGTCGTGATAGAAGTCTAGCAGTTGGTTCTGTTAAATTATACAGATTGGCATTAGATAAATACACAGATTTCCATGGGATGTCTTTAGAACAGTTAGTTAATGAAGCTGAAGATGAAGAAGATAATATCCCACGTTTGAGAAAGAGAACATTAATTAAACGTTTATCCGAATTTAAAGAACATTTAGATAATGGAAAATTATCACAAAATTACGTTAATCATCAATTATCATTAGTTAGATCTTTTTATGGTGAATTTGATATCCAATTACCTAAAACCCGCAGGAGAAAAACACGTAGCGATAGAAAAGAAGAAACCATTGAAGATCTACCAACAATGGAAGAGATAAATAAATGTCTTGATAAATCAAACACTGCATACAAAGCTATTATTTTATTGATGCTCTCCTCTGGTATGTCAAGATCTGAAGTAGCTTCCTTAACATTTAAACATTTTTATGATGGCATTCCATTGAAAAGATTACCTAAAAATTTAGGAGAACTGATTGATAAATTAGAAAATGAGGAAAATCTAATTGTTTACTGGAGAATAAATAGAGTTAAAACCGGTAAACGTTATTTTACATTTAGTAGTCCAGAAGCTTCAGATCGGATTTTAGACTACTTAACAGAACTTCATAGAGAATATCCTGATTATAATCCTCAACCTGAGGACACCTTTTTTAGACCATTTAATATTCCTATAAATCCAGAATCTGTTTCACAATATTTCAAACGGATTAATAAAAGGGCAGGGTTAATTAAAGGTAAACATGGTCTAACTGTAAGACCTCATGCACTTAGGAAACTTTTCGCAACTATCCTTGAAAAAAACAAATTTCCCCATTTGTATACCCGGTGGTTAATGGGTCATAGTGTAGATGGTACAACTGCTTCCTATTTCAAAGCAGACCCTGAAGCTGTTAAACAGGAGTATATAACTATTTTAGATCACATAACGACGAATAAAGTGGAAATTAAAATAGTAAACCAATATGAAGATCTTAAACAGGATGTTGCTGAAATTAAGAATGAAAGTGCATTCAGTATAGATTTAGTTAGTAAATTACTTAATATGACTAATATTGAAGTATTTAAGCAGGAATATCCTGATTTAAGTCCAGAAGAATTAGAAATAAAGTACAATGAAGAAAGGGCAGAATTAATTAAACAAACACAAAAACTAAAGGAAAAAATGGATAAGATGGAGAATAATATCAAGATAAAAGATAAAATACAATAA
- the nikR gene encoding nickel-responsive transcriptional regulator NikR, whose translation MIRISMSLTKKLLGELDEVLEDRKYPSRSKGIRDALKDYIIRYKWMKEMEGEKIGVISVIYNQNSPNALENLTDIQHNFRKYINSVLNIYLNVNQCLEVIVVKGDIEYLRDLTEKIMKLKGIEHTKLISSTIEAD comes from the coding sequence ATGATTAGGATTAGCATGTCATTAACTAAAAAACTCCTAGGAGAACTTGATGAAGTCCTAGAGGATAGGAAATATCCATCAAGATCTAAAGGAATAAGAGATGCCCTAAAAGATTACATCATCAGGTACAAATGGATGAAAGAAATGGAAGGGGAAAAAATAGGAGTTATATCAGTAATTTATAATCAAAATTCTCCAAATGCCCTGGAAAATTTAACAGACATCCAACATAACTTTAGGAAATACATTAATTCAGTTTTAAACATTTATTTAAATGTAAATCAGTGTTTAGAAGTAATAGTAGTTAAAGGAGATATTGAATACCTAAGGGATCTTACTGAGAAAATAATGAAACTGAAAGGTATAGAACATACCAAATTAATTAGCAGTACAATTGAAGCAGATTAA